One Candidatus Eisenbacteria bacterium genomic window carries:
- a CDS encoding outer membrane protein transport protein yields the protein MRLHRIAIAAALAAVCLVPGLARGAGYGIYEQGAAALGMAGAYTASVHDASAAFYNPAALVRLDGREAYFGGTWLNTHNSFAGVDPYPGFGVSEEMETGNFFPPTVYWANHFTKNWAYAVGFNAPFGLGISWKNPSEFSGRERVTKASLTGLNAGLNLAWSANDRLSFGAGFNTMFAGVELNSIRREIVPGGGGAQVNVADVKLKASNQPGYGWNLSSLWIPDDDWRFGFSYRSQVDVKIKKGEATFKQILSGNPAFDAAVAAGLPGDQNDVHTTLHFPALWAVGAAWHPTKDWTWEADFNWTQWSAFDSLVIQFPSQSALDTSVPEEYNDQFRVSVGAEHQLATFAYRFGYYFDQAAAPTESVTPLLPDANRHGVTVGYSRKLGTAKQWTLDWYYLALFFEKRSTEGQERDGFNGTYKAFANATGLSLAYRW from the coding sequence ATGAGACTCCACCGCATCGCGATCGCGGCCGCCCTCGCGGCGGTCTGCCTGGTCCCGGGCCTCGCGCGGGGCGCCGGCTACGGCATCTACGAGCAGGGCGCCGCCGCGCTCGGCATGGCCGGCGCCTACACGGCGTCCGTCCACGACGCCTCGGCCGCCTTCTACAACCCCGCGGCGCTCGTCCGCCTCGACGGCAGGGAGGCCTACTTCGGCGGCACCTGGCTCAACACCCACAACAGCTTCGCCGGCGTGGATCCCTACCCCGGCTTCGGGGTGAGCGAGGAAATGGAGACCGGCAACTTTTTCCCGCCGACGGTCTACTGGGCGAACCATTTCACGAAGAACTGGGCTTACGCCGTGGGCTTCAACGCGCCGTTCGGCCTCGGCATTTCGTGGAAGAACCCGTCCGAGTTCAGCGGGCGCGAGCGCGTGACCAAGGCGAGCCTCACGGGCCTGAACGCAGGCCTCAACCTCGCCTGGTCGGCGAACGACCGCCTGTCGTTCGGCGCGGGCTTCAACACGATGTTCGCCGGCGTCGAGCTCAACAGCATCCGCCGCGAGATCGTTCCCGGCGGGGGCGGCGCGCAGGTGAACGTCGCCGACGTGAAGCTCAAGGCCAGCAACCAGCCCGGGTACGGCTGGAACCTCTCGTCGCTGTGGATTCCGGACGACGACTGGCGCTTCGGGTTCTCGTACCGCAGCCAGGTGGACGTGAAGATCAAGAAGGGCGAGGCGACCTTCAAACAGATCCTGTCGGGCAACCCGGCGTTCGACGCCGCGGTCGCGGCCGGACTTCCGGGCGACCAGAACGACGTGCACACGACGCTGCACTTCCCGGCGCTCTGGGCGGTGGGCGCGGCGTGGCATCCGACGAAGGACTGGACTTGGGAGGCGGACTTCAACTGGACGCAGTGGTCGGCGTTCGACTCGCTGGTGATCCAGTTCCCCTCGCAGAGCGCCCTCGACACCTCCGTGCCCGAGGAATACAACGACCAGTTCCGCGTGTCCGTCGGCGCCGAACACCAGCTCGCGACGTTCGCCTACCGGTTCGGCTACTACTTCGATCAGGCGGCCGCGCCGACCGAGTCGGTGACGCCGCTGCTGCCGGACGCCAACCGCCACGGCGTCACGGTCGGCTACAGCCGCAAGCTCGGAACCGCGAAACAGTGGACCCTGGACTGGTACTACCTCGCCCTGTTCTTCGAGAAGCGCAGCACCGAAGGCCAGGAGCGTGACGGCTTCAACGGAACCTACAAGGCGTTCGCCAACGCCACGGGCCTCAGCCTCGCCTACCGCTGGTGA